A genomic segment from Pseudomonas sp. S09G 359 encodes:
- a CDS encoding DUF6124 family protein, with protein sequence MFKVTPNPPNEPDLKLNQAAHRAIDHYLNPETAPPLPPPALFSVATDASNETLITNSYETFSSVTALLLDLSEDLTGKQRDVVLAIHQLSELGVLLMDRLMEREGALAGG encoded by the coding sequence ATGTTCAAAGTCACGCCTAACCCTCCAAACGAACCAGACCTGAAACTCAACCAGGCTGCGCACCGTGCAATCGATCACTACCTCAATCCAGAAACCGCCCCACCACTGCCACCACCGGCCCTGTTCAGCGTTGCCACTGATGCCAGTAACGAAACCTTGATCACCAACAGCTATGAAACCTTTTCCTCGGTAACCGCATTGCTACTTGACCTGTCGGAAGACTTGACGGGGAAACAGCGTGATGTGGTGCTGGCGATTCACCAGCTGAGTGAGTTGGGGGTTTTGTTGATGGATAGGTTGATGGAGCGGGAGGGGGCTTTAGCTGGCGGTTGA